The genomic DNA CGTCTTGCTGGAACAGTTTAATGATGGCTTCTTCTTGGTCCTCGACAATTTCCAAGCAAAGGTGCTTCAGGCTTTTGTTCAGGTCACCCTCCTGGACGAAATCCACTTCGGACATATCCGGATTCATGCCCGTTTCGGTCATCATTTTCAGCACCGTTGGCCGACCGGTTTTCTTGTAGCGAGCCTTCGCATAGTCATCCATTCGGTCGCAAACGGATTCCATCAGCTCGGTGAGGTAGATTTCCGATTTGGAAAGCTGGATGGTTTTTCGGTTTTTGGAATCCCCGGTGGCATCTAACCGGTAGTCTCCGATTTCCACCTTCTTCTTGGGGTCAACCTTTCCCACGGCGATCTCCATCTC from Uranotaenia lowii strain MFRU-FL unplaced genomic scaffold, ASM2978415v1 HiC_scaffold_13, whole genome shotgun sequence includes the following:
- the LOC129759250 gene encoding protein seele-like; the protein is MKAGLGYLLTISAVIIGSLINISSAQMPSARPISSKEVKCLVCKATMNEMEIAVGKVDPKKKVEIGDYRLDATGDSKNRKTIQLSKSEIYLTELMESVCDRMDDYAKARYKKTGRPTVLKMMTETGMNPDMSEVDFVQEGDLNKSLKHLCLEIVEDQEEAIIKLFQQDEVKDTDVRLCSEVANICNEQPIEEDYEYEGDEEERDEL